A single window of Vibrio sp. SCSIO 43137 DNA harbors:
- the lnt gene encoding apolipoprotein N-acyltransferase — protein sequence MMLKLTHRLIRPAMAVFVGASTTLAFAPYSIWPLAIISPALLLLLLNKASARSAAFTGFFWGLGQFATGISWVQVSIDNFGGMPKIASLTLMFLLVSYLSLYPMLFAGLLNRYFKGNTAVRFFLAVPALWLISDFARGWVMTGFPWLWLGYSQIDSPLSSFAPVGGVQLITLAITLCSSALAYSVITRRFYSLLLPVVIFATAFGLNQISWVEENQSDQTKISLIQGNISQQLKWLPSQRWPTLMKYLDLSRKNWSSDIIIWPEAAIPALEKELPSFLRNVDSAARQNNSALITGVVTRNDKGRFYNSIITLGETPSGEYDYNTQPRYNKHHLLPFGEFVPFEEILRPLAPLFNLPMSSFSRGDYIQQNVIANGRHLAPALCYEIIFSDQVRKNVTEQTDFILTLSNDAWFGHSIGPLQHMEMARMRALELGKPLIRSTNNGVTGITDYQGKIIAQVPQFETQVLTANVASTTGMTPYYTLGNWPVWLFLIVSAVICLFNRHSLKSA from the coding sequence ATGATGCTCAAACTGACTCATCGCCTGATACGGCCAGCAATGGCCGTTTTTGTTGGCGCCTCCACAACCTTAGCTTTTGCTCCTTACTCAATCTGGCCTCTGGCTATTATTAGCCCCGCGTTGCTGTTATTGCTTTTAAATAAGGCCTCTGCCCGTTCTGCTGCATTTACCGGCTTTTTCTGGGGGTTAGGTCAGTTCGCCACAGGAATCAGCTGGGTACAGGTTAGCATCGATAATTTCGGCGGCATGCCTAAAATTGCCAGCCTGACGTTAATGTTTCTGCTGGTTTCCTATCTTTCTCTCTACCCCATGCTTTTTGCTGGTTTACTAAACCGCTATTTCAAAGGCAATACAGCAGTACGATTCTTTCTGGCCGTACCGGCACTTTGGCTAATCAGTGACTTTGCCCGCGGCTGGGTTATGACCGGCTTCCCGTGGCTATGGCTCGGCTATAGTCAGATAGACAGTCCGTTAAGTAGTTTCGCTCCGGTTGGCGGCGTTCAGTTAATCACGCTTGCCATAACATTATGTAGTTCAGCTCTGGCATATTCGGTAATAACCCGACGCTTCTATTCTCTGTTACTGCCAGTCGTTATATTTGCCACCGCATTCGGTCTGAACCAGATAAGTTGGGTGGAAGAAAACCAGAGTGATCAGACTAAAATCTCCCTGATTCAGGGTAATATTTCCCAGCAGTTAAAATGGTTACCTAGCCAGCGCTGGCCAACCCTGATGAAGTATCTGGATCTCAGCAGAAAGAACTGGTCATCGGATATTATTATCTGGCCGGAAGCGGCGATTCCTGCACTGGAGAAAGAGCTGCCCAGCTTCCTGAGAAATGTTGATTCAGCAGCCCGTCAAAATAACAGTGCCCTGATTACCGGAGTGGTAACCCGCAACGATAAAGGCCGCTTTTACAACAGCATTATTACTTTGGGAGAAACTCCCAGCGGTGAATACGACTACAATACTCAGCCAAGATACAACAAACATCACCTGCTGCCCTTTGGCGAGTTTGTTCCATTTGAAGAGATACTTCGCCCGTTAGCACCCTTGTTTAATCTGCCTATGTCCTCCTTTAGCCGCGGTGACTATATCCAACAGAACGTGATTGCCAACGGCCGTCATCTGGCACCGGCACTCTGTTACGAGATTATCTTTAGTGATCAGGTAAGGAAGAATGTAACGGAACAGACAGACTTTATTCTGACCCTATCTAATGATGCATGGTTTGGCCACTCTATCGGCCCGTTACAGCATATGGAGATGGCACGAATGCGGGCACTGGAACTGGGTAAGCCTTTGATTCGCTCCACCAACAACGGCGTTACAGGCATAACCGATTATCAAGGCAAAATTATCGCTCAGGTGCCTCAGTTTGAAACACAGGTACTTACCGCAAATGTGGCTTCAACAACCGGTATGACGCCTTACTATACGCTGGGTAACTGGCCGGTATGGCTGTTCCTGATAGTTTCCGCCGTTATCTGTTTGTTTAACAGGCATAGCCTTAAATCTGCATAA
- a CDS encoding zinc ribbon-containing protein translates to MPKRKHGYEEKFKEVVETIKHSPEELNKVLETSGEVAQAASDMTKDELSLISAYMKADLKEFADNYQESKDSPFSIMVTDSIWQALLDITDRTKVEWVELFEDLDHQGVYKAGDVIGLGHLICEKCGHKTKYIHPTVIESCSQCGCKEFTRIALKP, encoded by the coding sequence ATGCCAAAGCGTAAACACGGCTATGAAGAGAAGTTTAAGGAAGTAGTAGAAACCATAAAGCACAGCCCTGAAGAGCTAAATAAGGTATTGGAAACTTCCGGTGAAGTTGCTCAGGCTGCCAGTGATATGACTAAAGATGAGCTGTCACTTATTTCAGCTTATATGAAGGCGGATTTAAAGGAGTTTGCTGATAACTATCAGGAGAGCAAAGACAGCCCGTTTTCTATTATGGTAACAGATTCCATCTGGCAGGCACTGCTGGACATTACTGACCGCACTAAAGTGGAGTGGGTAGAGCTGTTTGAAGACCTTGACCATCAGGGGGTATACAAAGCGGGAGATGTGATTGGCTTAGGTCACCTCATTTGCGAAAAGTGCGGACATAAAACCAAGTATATTCATCCGACGGTGATTGAGTCCTGCAGCCAGTGCGGTTGTAAAGAGTTTACCAGAATTGCATTGAAGCCTTAG